In one Brevibacillus choshinensis genomic region, the following are encoded:
- a CDS encoding ethanolamine ammonia-lyase subunit EutB yields MNMKTTVLGQTYQFRDLKEIFAKANEDKSGDQLAGIAAEDSRERVAAKQVLADLTLADIRNNPLLPAEEDEVSRVIEAGINEKVYNEIKNWSVAELREYLLSHQAGDSEIKRISRGLSSEMIAATAKLMSNLDLITAAAKIRNITHCNTAIGQQGVLAARVQPNHPSDNVQGIKAALYEGLGYGIGDAVIGINPVIDTSDSVKDILMMTKDVMNKWDIPTQNCVLAHVSTQMRAIRQGAPADLIFQSLAGSEKGNNAFGIDVALLDEADELMRKEGTSTGPNFWYFETGQGSELSSEAHFGIDQLTMEARCYGLARKYQPFIVNTVVGFIGPEYLYDSRQVIRAGLEDHYMGKLHGLPMGCDVCYTNHMKVDQNDMDNLGILLSAAGVNFVIGVAMADDVMLNYQSTSFHDIAAFREVLGLRPAPAFEKWLEKMGIMENGKLTAIAGDPTIFM; encoded by the coding sequence ATGAACATGAAAACGACTGTACTCGGACAGACCTACCAATTTCGAGATCTGAAAGAAATCTTCGCGAAGGCAAACGAGGACAAATCAGGTGACCAGCTGGCTGGAATCGCCGCTGAGGATTCTCGCGAACGTGTGGCAGCCAAGCAGGTGCTAGCGGATCTTACACTCGCCGATATTCGCAACAACCCGTTGCTTCCTGCTGAGGAGGACGAGGTATCCCGCGTGATCGAAGCGGGGATCAACGAGAAGGTCTACAACGAAATCAAGAACTGGAGCGTCGCTGAGCTGCGCGAATATTTATTGAGCCACCAAGCGGGTGACAGCGAAATCAAGAGAATCAGTAGAGGATTATCCAGCGAAATGATCGCGGCGACTGCCAAGCTGATGAGCAATCTCGATCTGATCACAGCAGCGGCCAAAATTCGCAACATCACGCACTGCAACACGGCCATCGGCCAACAAGGCGTCCTGGCAGCACGGGTGCAACCCAATCATCCTTCTGACAATGTGCAGGGCATCAAGGCAGCCCTCTATGAAGGCCTGGGCTATGGAATCGGTGATGCGGTCATCGGGATCAACCCGGTTATCGATACGTCTGATAGCGTCAAGGACATCCTGATGATGACTAAAGATGTGATGAACAAGTGGGACATTCCGACCCAGAACTGTGTGCTGGCTCACGTCTCTACGCAAATGCGAGCCATCCGTCAGGGAGCGCCTGCTGATCTGATTTTCCAGAGCCTCGCGGGAAGTGAGAAAGGCAACAATGCGTTTGGGATCGACGTTGCCCTTTTGGATGAGGCCGATGAGCTGATGCGAAAAGAAGGCACTTCTACTGGGCCAAACTTCTGGTATTTTGAGACAGGTCAAGGCTCGGAGCTTTCCTCGGAAGCGCATTTTGGCATTGACCAGCTGACGATGGAAGCGCGTTGCTACGGACTTGCACGCAAGTACCAGCCCTTTATCGTAAATACCGTCGTTGGTTTTATCGGACCGGAGTATTTGTACGACAGCCGACAAGTCATACGAGCAGGACTGGAAGACCACTACATGGGCAAGCTGCACGGTCTGCCGATGGGTTGTGACGTATGCTACACGAACCATATGAAGGTCGACCAGAACGACATGGACAATTTGGGCATTCTCCTTTCTGCAGCGGGAGTGAACTTCGTCATCGGAGTGGCCATGGCAGATGACGTCATGCTCAATTACCAATCGACGAGCTTTCACGACATCGCGGCTTTCCGGGAAGTGCTCGGTCTGCGTCCAGCACCAGCGTTTGAGAAATGGCTGGAGAAGATGGGGATTATGGAGAACGGCAAGCTGACTGCAATCGCTGGCGATCCGACGATTTTCATGTAA